gACAGATTGAAAgttgaggaagatgatggtGGAGGTGGGAATGGTGATAGTGTTTATGAAGTGAAAGATATGAAGATTAAGAGTGGTGAGCTAAAAGATGAAACTTTCAGGAAGAGATACTCAAGGCAGGAGATTGTAAGTGATAAACGTAATGAGAGAGTTTTCAAGAGGAATggagaaattgaaaatcataGAGTGGCTACAGATTTGAAATGGAGTAAGAGTGGTGAATCTTCAGTGGCTCTGAAATTGAGTAAGAGTGGTGAATCTTCAGTGACTGTGCCTGAAGATGAGAGTTTCAGGAAAAGGTACTCTAAGCAGGAGTATCACCGTTCCTCTGATACATCGAGAGGGATTGAAAGAGGTTCGAGAGGTGATGAATTGGatcttgttgttgaagaaaggAGAGTTCAGAGAATAGCCAAAGATGCAAGATGGAGTAAAAGTCGTGAATCTTCAGTGGCTGTGAAATGGAGTAATAGTGGTGAATCTTCAGTGACTATGCCTAAAGATGAGAGCTTTAGGAGAAGATACTCTAAGCAGGAGCATCACCGTTCCTCTGATACATCCAGAGGGATTGCAAGAGGTTCAAAAGGTGATGAATTGGAGcttgttgttgaagaaaggAGAGTTCAGAGAATAGCCAAAGATGTAAGATGGAGTAAGAGTGATGAATCTTTAGTGCCTGTGTCAGAAGATGAGAGTTTCAGGAGAGGGAATCCGAAGCAGGAGATGGTGAGGTATCAGCGTGTCTCTGATACATCGAGAGGGATTGAGAGAGGTTCCAAAGGAGATGGATTGGATCTTCTTGCTGAAGAAAGGCGGATTGAGAGATTAGCCAATGAGAGGCATGAGATAAGAAGTAGCAAATTGAGTGGAACCAGGAGAATTGGTGCTAagagaaatgatgatgatgatgatagctTGTTTGCCATGGAAACTCCTGCCTTTAGGTTTTCTGATGAGTCCAGTGACATAGTGGACAAGCCAGCTACTTCACGAGTCGAAATGGAAGACAGAATCGAGAAGTTAGCAAAAGTGTATGTGTTTATGCTATTAACTAGATTTGGTTCATGTTCTTAGATTACATAGAAGACAAATATTAGGAGGTAAATcatgaattttgatttggttatgTGCTAATGCAGATGAAATTAGGGAGTGAGATTAATACATTTCTTATGCAATTATTATCATACTCAGCTGAATTTATGTTAAGGAAGTTTATTTCACTAGGTTGAATGGTGCAGACATCAATATGCCTGAGTGGCAGTTTTCCAAGGCGATCAGGAGTGCAAAAATCAGATATACGGATTACACAGTAATGAGACTGATCCACTTTCTAGGGAAACTAGGAAACTGGAGACGAGTTCTTCAAGTCATTGAGTGGCTTCAAAGGCAAGACCGTTACAAATCTAACAAGATAAGGTAAATATTTTACTGACTACTCTAAAAGTGAGCTATGGATATATTGCATTGGGAGCCAGGTTGATTTCACTTACAGAAGTCCagaatctctttttttaaacGTAATGCTGACAAAAATATTACCATTTTGGATCCAGAATCATCTATACAACTGCACTAAATGTTCTTGGTAAATCAAGGAGGCCTGTGGAAGCTCTCAATGTATTCCACGCTATGCTGGTAAAACCCTTGTGCCATGCTTGTATATGTTCTTGTTGCtttgatataaattataaaattaagttaatctttttgttttcttcgcCAGTTACAAATTTCATCATATCCGGATATGGTAGCATACCGTTCAATTGCAGTCACACTTGGACAAGCTGGGCATATCAAGGAACTCTTCTATGTGATTGACACAATGAGGTCTCCACCTAAAAAGAAGTTCAAGCCAACAACACTTGAAAAATGGGATCCCCGGCTTGAACCAGATGTTGTTGTTTACAATGCGGTCAGTAGTTTATAATTATCTCATtcttatgaatatatatagcttACACTTATTCTCGGATACTTATGTATAGTCACTCGCCTGATGCCAATGCTGGACATCTAACCACAGGTGCTCAACGCATGTGTTCAACGAAAGCAATGGGAAGGAGCATTCTGGGTATTGCAACAGTTGAAGCAACGAGGGCAAAAACCTTCTCCTGTAACCTATGGCCTCATCATGGAGGTGAAATATCTCTTCTTATcataacaattattatttcatttcaaCGCTATTGATGAGTAGTGAGTCTGTATTTGTGTCTAAGCAGGTAATGTTAGCATGTGAGAAGTACAATTTAGTTCATGAATTCTTCAGGAAGATGCAGAAATCTTCTATCCCTAATGCTCTAGCATATAGAGGTATTTTGTGAACTCTTTATTCTTTTCCTTTAGATTATTAGTATTTGAATTCCCCACTGAAGAGTAAACCATTTGTACCTGTGAATCAGTTCTTGTTAATACTCTATGGAAAGAAGGTAAAAGCGACGAGGCCGTACATACGGTTGAGGATATGGAAAGCCGTGGTATTGTTGGATCAGCTGCTCTTTACTACGACCTTGCTCGCTGTCTATGTAGCGCAGGAAGGTGTAATGAAGGGCTCAATATggtaaattttgtaaatccTGTAGTCCTTAAGCTTATCGAGAATTTGATTTACAAAGCTGATCTTGTTCATACCATCCAATTTCAGCTTAAGAAGATATGTAGAGTTGCAAATAAACCTCTCGTGGTGACTTACACTGGCCTGATCCAAGCATGCGTCGACTCGGGAAACATCAAGAATGCAGCTTACATCTTCGATCAGATGAAGAAGGTCTGCAGCCCTAACCTAGTCACTTGCAACATAATGCTAAAAGCTTATCTACAAGGCGGATTGTTTGAAGAAGCAAGGGAACTTTTCCAGAAGATGTCAGAAGACggaaatcatataaaaaacagCTCGGATTTCGAATCAAGAGTATTGCCAGACACGTACACGTTCAACACGATGCTAGACACGTGTGCTGAACAAGAAAAGTGGGATGATTTTGGTTATGCGTATCGGGAGATGTTGCGTCATGGATACCATTTCAATGCGAAACGCCATCTCAGAATGGTACTTGAAGCTAGCAGAGCAGGAaaggtattaaaaaaaaaaaaatgagacaaATTGAAACATTTTTGATTGGAAATGTTATGTTATCATCTGGTCTGAACAATCTCTTgcgtttgtgtgtgtgtgtgtgtgtgtgtgacaGGAGGAGGTGATGGAAGCGACATGGGAACACATGAGACGAAGTAATAGAATTCCGCCATCGCCTCTAATCAAAGAAAGATTCTTCAGGAAACTCGAGAAAGGCGATCATATTTCGGCTATATCATCTCTTGCTGATCTTAATGGAAAAATTGAGGAGACTGAGTTACGAGCATTTTCAACTTCCGCATGGTCCAGAGTCTTGTCCCGATTTGAGCAAGATTCAGTTTTGAGGTTAATGGACGATGTGAACAGACGCCTAGGTTCGAGAAGTGAGTCTTCGGATTCGGTTTTGGGGAATCTATTGAGTTCTTGTAAAGATTATCTGAAGACCAGAACACATAACTTGTAAGTTAGCTATTTGCCAATCTAATGTTATAagaatgaatatatatataaatggtaTCGATCAAATATGAGAATGTCAGTTATTTTGATGATCTAATAAGTATGGATAGATGCATGGTGCTTGCAAGCAAACCCATAATATGGATATTGTAATGGAGAGAGCAAAGATTGCTACtagaattcaaaaataattgtgTAATTTTGGAATGTGAAGGGGCTAAAGTACGTATTATTCTCAAGCCACCTAAAAAGACTAATTAGACAAAAGAGACgtgaagaagtagaaaaatTGCATGTTGGAAGAACGATACAAGAGAGTCAACGTGCATGGAGTCGTTGGTCGCTTTGCTTCATAACAATGCAATTGCAAACTTGTCTAATGTAGTGAAGTCAAACACACATAAACCTATTACTTTCTTTTAGATATATCtgattttaataatactttaaaaaaacaccagaaaaataatttggatatATCTATTAGACCATTCAATACTTTTCTTCTGTTTGAATAATCATTACATGCAGCTATTAACAATGTGTCAATGCATGTGTGTGATGATTCGATAATATTCGGAGTACTGATTATAACTAATCCTAATGGATAGTagaataattaaaagtttgtGTGACTAAAGAGtgtaataaaacaaaagcGATACCAAACAATATGAATGTGAGTAATTGAGCATGTTAGAACAGGTGAGTAAAATATCAATCATCAGCACTAAGCAACAAATACtaaaaccttcttttttttaaatgatactATATGAATGtatttaatattctttaaccaattatatttaatcatctatttttttattggttgaattggttataataaattatgtttttatataaaagaggtagattaaatgagatttttatgatttcttaatttgtgtgtaaaaaccttaaattacaactaatataaaacagagggagtatgatttttaattattgaatggacaataattattgattattCTTCTATCCACAAAGTGATAACAAGAATTTCATTCAAATGTAATTGCTAATAGTAATTAAGAATCTTTCAAAGAATGAGGATCACAGAAACAATTCCAGatgtttttctatataaaaaaactaacgATTGCGCCAACTATAGCCGATCGAAACCAAAACATGAAGAAATACACTGACCATTTGGAACAATGAGACTTAATACTCATGAAAATGGtaacatttttgaataaaatcgTAAAGATTACCAACTATAGTCTTAAGCCTTGTATTAGTGAACCGTACCGATAGTTTTTACCGCCTAATAATTCGTAATTTTTGGGATTTCTGCGTTTATATTTCGGGGtatatgaagaaaagagatagTGAGATTCTGAATTCAAAATTGTGACCGACAATAAAAGGATGGAGTGGAGTGGAGACATCgcatttacaagagttttacGTAGGGGAGGCCAACTCGCACGCAACGTACGATGTcgtttaagattttttaagaCACCAATACACGTACGTGGCGATATCTCATGGATTTATGCCATGTTTATGTGAACCCCACCTGACATTCACATTACAGTTTTTCATTatgcatatttttttgtttttatatcctactattttaaattctaaacAATCAATAAAAGGGTtaattaaattgtaaaattatcTACCAATAGTCTAATACTGTCTTTGTATCACcactaaaatttaaagatgCGTAATGCATATTCGtatattctttctctttattcactcccattttatttttcgtttagATTTACTCACCTCCATTGTAAGTTACTAAGTTTggcatataaaaaaatggcATCAATTCTTCTAACCTGCTTTGTTTTGctatttataaccaaaaatggGTCACTATTACACATCTCAGTCTCACTGACTCACTCCCAAAAGCCAAATTaacaaactttttgtttaactACAAATTGATTAAAACAAGTTCTAAAAGTAGTTTATCTAATTTAAATTGGACtttttaaatacaaattattcTTTAATCTGCTCAATAGATAAATATACTAAAGCAAAGTATGTTATATTTAATAACATACATCAAACACcgaatagtttttttttgttctggcTGATGATGAAAGATTCAAAATGATTctacaaaaaattaacaaaaataataagaaataggttttaacccgcggtataccgcggagataatttattttttaaagttaatatatataaaagtttgcaaattgtatttatattttataatttacaattgttattaagtaatgTCCTGCCAAatccgtcccgtaaaaaaactcatttattttattaatgttgatcttatttataatatgtttatgaaccattgtctaaatattttttaattttgtagtaattaaatgctatcaaatatctctgtggtttgatgattataatcgaattgttatacTAATGcagaaaagcaatatcaaaaatgataattttgtagtaattaaataatattaaatattttggaacttttattttagtaactaaacGTGTAGTTAACATGGAAAGATTTTAcgaagattgttaaatgtcaaatatttaattcgaagattttctttctaattatcaaaaacaaacattaattcagtggcagccattgtaaataagtctcaactacaagatttattttacaaaatagctccaaaaatgtatatgtagattggttatatagaaacaaattacTTGATAGAATacatataaatgtttttaaaataaaatttaattaagtaaataaataaagactataaacagaaacatagaggatatatcaaaattgtgttaaaaaaaaaaagagagaatatatcaaaataaaaatgtttttgattttgccaTTACTATCATTTTGTGATCGCAAAACCACTTAAATGAAACTCTGGCCGACATGTCAGCACGACGGAGTTggtctcctcctccaccaggCACATTTATCGTAGCCATAACAAATGCGGCAATTCTATTGGCTAATCATGCTTTTCCCCTCCCCCCTATAAAGCTCTTCCCTAGAAAATAACCTCAATTACTTAATAGCCTACCATTGTTATTTTCAATAGTACAATGCtcctaaactaaaaaaattagtatgtTATCTCCCACAAAACCTAGTTACATCTGGTCATCGAATTTTTCATAGAATACAATTATGGACTGAAGAAAAGATGAAttccataaataaaatttgagaaGTTTATACAGCTATAAATGGAGAATCTACCCTCCTCAGTTCTCTAGTAGTTCAACTTGCTTTCgatattaaaaatctttgaaCGAGATGGTTTGATAAAGCTCGATTTCATAATTTTCAAACCCGTAGTTCAACACATGGGAATTTCCAAAGTCCAAAACCCATCACTTGCTACTTTCACCAACTCATGATTATGTTTTACATCATTAACAGTTTCAATATGTTTACTTTGTTCATTTTTTACAGTTTAACCATTCATTCATTTAGATATCTTTCTTAGCAGCATAAATCAAAACGCCACAATCACTTATGAATCAAAACAcgttttattaataaaaacatcataACTCAACCATGCCACATAGTCAACAAGGAATATGAAGAACGGTCAACATAACTCTAAGAACATTCCTCACAACAAACACacatcaaaatcaactatgaatttgaaatcaagataaaaaaaaaaaagaaacatcgTAACATAATCTATGACCACTTGGAACTATTAGATTTTGGTCCCGAATATTAAtatcaaacataacaaataactatttatttctaattagTCAGGTTTCACTAGAACACCGgtatcaattaaaaaaaaaacaatatgcacaatatttttcttatacaatATGGAAATTGAAATgttaatagaaaattaaagtttaattAATAATCTTGATTAgtactatataatataaattaatctGCAGACTGCACCATCATTCTTGCTACATGTCATGTTCATAtcaaaagcaaagcaaaaaaGCTGacaaaaaagtcaaatatattttttactaaGAAAATTCCtcatttctttattgttttgttttcttataaaccGAGGAATTTCCgccatctctctttctctctttcatcgTCCTCACCGGAACGCGCCTACTCTCTTTCCACATCGTACGTTTCCTCTCTCTAAATTCTTCAACTTTAAAGGtgataaaaattgaatctttccCACAACCCACAAGAAAATTCGaatcctttctctctttctatctctTAGTCACGCTTTCGATCAGCAATCTCCTCGAATTCTGGTTGGTTCCGTCTCTGTTTTCTGTACACAAAGCCCTGCTGCTGTTGATACACGTGAGCCGCCATTAATGcccctttgttttcttcttccaggtacgttttcttcaaaagggcctttttttttttttttttttttttttggcgttttctttcttcttccgtttctgcttcttctgagAATTCTTCTTCACATTACCTTTGTCTTCTAGGATTTTCTATTTCCTCTAAAATCAGGATCTTTCAGCTGAATTtcactttgattttatttaggttagtcttcattttcattttagatatttatgtttctttttctgagTTTTTTGCATTGTCATTTGTCATGGGACCGACATTGCTCCGACAAGCGTTTCCCAATCTGGGGttgatttttatatgtttccAAGTGTTTTAATTCAAATAAGGTTTCCGgcaaattttgaaacttttcaTCTTCAAATTGCTGCTTTTGGGAAAAAGTTTCAGCATTTGGTTCTTGTCAATTCTTATCAATGCTATCTTAACTCTTCTTTGTGCATTTCTGTTTGAGTTCTGTGGCTAAGGTTGTTTTTGGAGATAATTTAATCTCGAGAAATttctcagttttgtttttgggattttGTAGAATATTAAGTCAAAGTTTGCTCTTTTGCAGCTGATTTAGGAAGTTGGTGATCAAATTACATCTAGTGTTTGTTTCCGCCAGCTGAAGTGAATCAAAATGTTTAGTTTTGGCCGAGCAAGAAGCCAAGGGAGGCAAAACAGATCTATGTCTCTTGGA
This sequence is a window from Arabidopsis thaliana chromosome 1 sequence. Protein-coding genes within it:
- the EMB2279 gene encoding pentatricopeptide (PPR) repeat-containing protein (EMBRYO DEFECTIVE 2279 (EMB2279); FUNCTIONS IN: binding; INVOLVED IN: embryo development ending in seed dormancy; EXPRESSED IN: 22 plant structures; EXPRESSED DURING: 13 growth stages; CONTAINS InterPro DOMAIN/s: Pentatricopeptide repeat (InterPro:IPR002885), Tetratricopeptide-like helical (InterPro:IPR011990); BEST Arabidopsis thaliana protein match is: Tetratricopeptide repeat (TPR)-like superfamily protein (TAIR:AT5G67570.1).), producing the protein MAVTISTNAFVNASLLDESRNSFWRPLFHQPYYNCRRVVRLNSRKLNSKVMFCLNLNTKEVGLQKPGDKGFEFKPSFDQYLQIMESVKTARKKKKFDRLKVEEDDGGGGNGDSVYEVKDMKIKSGELKDETFRKRYSRQEIVSDKRNERVFKRNGEIENHRVATDLKWSKSGESSVALKLSKSGESSVTVPEDESFRKRYSKQEYHRSSDTSRGIERGSRGDELDLVVEERRVQRIAKDARWSKSRESSVAVKWSNSGESSVTMPKDESFRRRYSKQEHHRSSDTSRGIARGSKGDELELVVEERRVQRIAKDVRWSKSDESLVPVSEDESFRRGNPKQEMVRYQRVSDTSRGIERGSKGDGLDLLAEERRIERLANERHEIRSSKLSGTRRIGAKRNDDDDDSLFAMETPAFRFSDESSDIVDKPATSRVEMEDRIEKLAKVLNGADINMPEWQFSKAIRSAKIRYTDYTVMRLIHFLGKLGNWRRVLQVIEWLQRQDRYKSNKIRIIYTTALNVLGKSRRPVEALNVFHAMLLQISSYPDMVAYRSIAVTLGQAGHIKELFYVIDTMRSPPKKKFKPTTLEKWDPRLEPDVVVYNAVLNACVQRKQWEGAFWVLQQLKQRGQKPSPVTYGLIMEVMLACEKYNLVHEFFRKMQKSSIPNALAYRVLVNTLWKEGKSDEAVHTVEDMESRGIVGSAALYYDLARCLCSAGRCNEGLNMLKKICRVANKPLVVTYTGLIQACVDSGNIKNAAYIFDQMKKVCSPNLVTCNIMLKAYLQGGLFEEARELFQKMSEDGNHIKNSSDFESRVLPDTYTFNTMLDTCAEQEKWDDFGYAYREMLRHGYHFNAKRHLRMVLEASRAGKEEVMEATWEHMRRSNRIPPSPLIKERFFRKLEKGDHISAISSLADLNGKIEETELRAFSTSAWSRVLSRFEQDSVLRLMDDVNRRLGSRSESSDSVLGNLLSSCKDYLKTRTHNL
- the EMB2279 gene encoding pentatricopeptide (PPR) repeat-containing protein (EMBRYO DEFECTIVE 2279 (EMB2279); INVOLVED IN: suspensor development, embryo development ending in seed dormancy; LOCATED IN: cellular_component unknown; EXPRESSED IN: 22 plant structures; EXPRESSED DURING: 13 growth stages; CONTAINS InterPro DOMAIN/s: Pentatricopeptide repeat (InterPro:IPR002885); BEST Arabidopsis thaliana protein match is: Tetratricopeptide repeat (TPR)-like superfamily protein (TAIR:AT5G67570.1); Has 17514 Blast hits to 7499 proteins in 222 species: Archae - 1; Bacteria - 12; Metazoa - 167; Fungi - 55; Plants - 16537; Viruses - 1; Other Eukaryotes - 741 (source: NCBI BLink).), with the translated sequence MAVTISTNAFVNASLLDESRNSFWRPLFHQPYYNCRRVVRLNSRKLNSKVMFCLNLNTKEVGLQKPGDKGFEFKPSFDQYLQIMESVKTARKKKKFDRLKVEEDDGGGGNGDSVYEVKDMKIKSGELKDETFRKRYSRQEIVSDKRNERVFKRNGEIENHRVATDLKWSKSGESSVALKLSKSGESSVTVPEDESFRKRYSKQEYHRSSDTSRGIERGSRGDELDLVVEERRVQRIAKDARWSKSRESSVAVKWSNSGESSVTMPKDESFRRRYSKQEHHRSSDTSRGIARGSKGDELELVVEERRVQRIAKDVRWSKSDESLVPVSEDESFRRGNPKQEMVRYQRVSDTSRGIERGSKGDGLDLLAEERRIERLANERHEIRSSKLSGTRRIGAKRNDDDDDSLFAMETPAFRFSDESSDIVDKPATSRVEMEDRIEKLAKVLNGADINMPEWQFSKAIRSAKIRYTDYTVMRLIHFLGKLGNWRRVLQVIEWLQRQDRYKSNKIRIIYTTALNVLGKSRRPVEALNVFHAMLLQISSYPDMVAYRSIAVTLGQAGHIKELFYVIDTMRSPPKKKFKPTTLEKWDPRLEPDVVVYNAVLNACVQRKQWEGAFWVLQQLKQRGQKPSPVTYGLIMEVMLACEKYNLVHEFFRKMQKSSIPNALAYRVLVNTLWKEGKSDEAVHTVEDMESRGIVGSAALYYDLARCLCSAGRCNEGLNMVNFVNPVVLKLIENLIYKADLVHTIQFQLKKICRVANKPLVVTYTGLIQACVDSGNIKNAAYIFDQMKKVCSPNLVTCNIMLKAYLQGGLFEEARELFQKMSEDGNHIKNSSDFESRVLPDTYTFNTMLDTCAEQEKWDDFGYAYREMLRHGYHFNAKRHLRMVLEASRAGKEEVMEATWEHMRRSNRIPPSPLIKERFFRKLEKGDHISAISSLADLNGKIEETELRAFSTSAWSRVLSRFEQDSVLRLMDDVNRRLGSRSESSDSVLGNLLSSCKDYLKTRTHNL